A genome region from Nocardiopsis exhalans includes the following:
- a CDS encoding ParA family protein has translation MNWSENDEAANTAPVGGGDLTDRVNNPWGTTRNTGADLHTKRPVRTYPEPTPLDEHGPARIVALCNQKGGVGKTTTTINLGAAIAEYGRRVLLVDFDPQGALSVGLGRLDPRELDLTVYNLLMQRDVTVEDVLLKTDIEGLDLIPSNIDLSAAEVQLVGEVAREQMLGRALRPVINDYDVILIDCQPSLGLLTVNALTAADGVIVPLECEFFALRGVALLMDTIQKVQERLNEDLVIDGFLGTMYDPRTLHAREVLSTIVDGFGDKVYGTVINRTVRFPDATVAGEPITRFDSSSAGANAYRSLAKEVLARWPLSGHDE, from the coding sequence GTGAACTGGTCGGAGAACGACGAGGCGGCGAACACCGCACCCGTTGGCGGGGGTGACCTCACCGACCGGGTGAACAACCCGTGGGGGACGACACGTAACACGGGGGCGGATCTGCACACCAAGAGACCCGTGCGTACATATCCGGAGCCGACGCCGCTCGACGAACACGGTCCGGCACGGATTGTAGCACTCTGTAACCAGAAGGGTGGGGTCGGTAAGACCACCACCACCATCAACCTCGGCGCCGCCATCGCCGAGTACGGCAGACGGGTGCTGCTGGTCGACTTCGACCCGCAGGGCGCGCTGTCCGTGGGACTGGGCCGACTGGACCCGCGCGAGCTGGACCTGACCGTCTACAACCTGCTCATGCAGCGGGACGTGACGGTGGAGGACGTCCTGCTCAAGACGGACATCGAGGGTCTGGACCTGATCCCGAGCAACATCGACCTGTCAGCCGCCGAGGTGCAGCTGGTCGGCGAGGTGGCCCGTGAGCAGATGCTCGGACGCGCGCTGCGCCCGGTCATCAACGACTACGACGTCATCCTCATCGACTGCCAGCCGTCGCTCGGTCTGCTGACCGTCAACGCGCTGACCGCCGCTGACGGGGTCATCGTGCCGCTGGAGTGCGAGTTCTTCGCGCTGCGCGGTGTGGCACTGCTGATGGACACGATCCAGAAGGTGCAGGAGCGCCTCAACGAGGACCTGGTCATCGACGGGTTCCTCGGCACGATGTACGACCCGCGCACCCTGCACGCCCGCGAGGTGCTGTCCACGATCGTGGACGGGTTCGGCGACAAGGTGTACGGCACGGTCATCAACCGCACGGTGCGTTTTCCGGACGCCACTGTGGCGGGTGAGCCGATCACCAGGTTCGACTCGTCCTCGGCCGGGGCCAACGCCTACCGGTCCCTGGCCAAGGAGGTGCTGGCGAGGTGGCCTCTCAGCGGTCACGACGAGTGA
- a CDS encoding helix-turn-helix domain-containing protein, whose protein sequence is MAVDSREVLMETHREMYFSTGEAARVLELSTSTVKRLESTGHLPSLKNHNGWRFFNAGDVYDFLDELGADT, encoded by the coding sequence ATGGCCGTCGACAGCCGCGAGGTCCTCATGGAGACCCACCGGGAGATGTACTTCAGCACCGGAGAGGCCGCCAGGGTCCTCGAACTCAGCACCAGCACTGTCAAGCGGCTGGAGAGCACCGGACATCTCCCCTCCCTGAAGAACCACAACGGGTGGCGGTTCTTCAACGCCGGAGACGTCTACGACTTCCTCGACGAGCTCGGGGCAGACACATGA
- a CDS encoding helix-turn-helix domain-containing protein, which translates to MAEHTFGSYLAKERKRAGHTIRRLAKKAGKSSSTISRWENDQFVPARDDALGLDKALELRGALFRKWEGFTAESTLLPWMQDAGKLEEAASLIEYVSPVLVPGLLQSPSYAEIVFREGQPLLPAYEVQRLAALRCARYEQLRAQNDPWVSAVFPVSALLCVPEAVRAEQVSHLLSLEKVSLHLVPEGSALIGVITPMLMVRLLEGGKAASADHLTGNVVYGETDDFDRLTELVKRAFAIALPEPQSRKLLEELP; encoded by the coding sequence ATGGCGGAGCATACTTTCGGGTCATACCTCGCAAAAGAACGCAAGCGTGCTGGTCACACGATTCGACGTCTCGCCAAGAAGGCAGGGAAATCGTCGTCCACGATTTCCCGCTGGGAGAATGACCAATTTGTCCCGGCTCGTGACGATGCTCTGGGGCTGGACAAGGCGTTGGAGCTGCGCGGCGCCCTGTTCCGCAAATGGGAGGGGTTTACGGCCGAGTCGACCCTGCTCCCCTGGATGCAGGACGCGGGGAAGCTGGAAGAAGCCGCGTCGCTGATCGAGTACGTGTCCCCCGTGTTGGTCCCAGGACTGTTGCAATCCCCTTCATACGCGGAGATCGTCTTCCGCGAAGGGCAGCCGTTGTTGCCCGCCTATGAGGTTCAGCGGCTGGCCGCGCTGCGGTGCGCGCGCTATGAACAGCTTCGGGCCCAGAATGACCCGTGGGTGTCCGCTGTCTTCCCCGTATCGGCACTGCTGTGTGTTCCCGAAGCAGTCCGTGCCGAACAGGTGTCCCACCTGCTGTCATTGGAGAAGGTGTCGCTTCACCTGGTTCCGGAGGGGTCGGCCTTGATCGGGGTCATCACACCGATGCTGATGGTCCGGTTGCTTGAAGGCGGAAAGGCTGCGAGTGCGGATCATCTGACCGGTAATGTCGTCTACGGAGAAACAGACGACTTCGATCGACTGACGGAACTGGTGAAACGCGCGTTCGCGATCGCTCTCCCCGAACCACAGTCGCGAAAATTGTTGGAGGAACTACCGTGA
- a CDS encoding DUF397 domain-containing protein: MSDWHKSSYSNTGGQCVEVRETPAGADVRDTQNRDTATLSFPAAEWRALLDTER; this comes from the coding sequence GTGAGTGACTGGCACAAGTCCAGCTACAGCAACACCGGCGGTCAGTGTGTCGAGGTCCGTGAGACTCCGGCGGGTGCGGACGTCCGGGACACCCAGAACCGGGACACGGCGACGCTGTCGTTCCCCGCTGCTGAGTGGCGCGCCCTTCTCGACACGGAGCGCTGA
- a CDS encoding segregation and condensation protein A: MSAESSEEATSTSEDVGFQVHLDNFEGPFDLLLGLISKHKLDITEVSLSKVTDEFIAHIRTFGDDWDLDQASNFLLVAATLLDLKAARLLPRGDVEDEADLALLEARDLLFARLLQYRAYKEVASFMRERLAAQGRRYARAVPLEEQFAGMRPDVFFKLGPQEFAALAGMVFTPKEPPSVSVTHIHLTKTSVKEQGELMAAELREAGRLTFAQLTVECTGTFEVVARFLALLELYRASNVGFDQPEPLGELTVTWTGGDADVELESEYDEEAGPAAETTSGEQS, from the coding sequence ATGAGTGCCGAGTCCTCCGAGGAAGCCACCTCCACCAGCGAAGACGTTGGTTTCCAGGTACACCTGGACAACTTCGAGGGGCCCTTCGACCTACTCCTCGGGCTGATCTCCAAGCACAAGCTGGACATCACCGAGGTATCGCTGTCGAAGGTCACCGACGAGTTCATCGCGCACATCCGCACGTTCGGCGACGACTGGGACCTGGACCAGGCCAGTAACTTCCTGCTGGTCGCGGCCACCCTCCTCGACCTCAAGGCCGCACGGCTCCTCCCGCGCGGCGACGTCGAGGACGAAGCCGACCTCGCCCTGCTCGAAGCCCGCGACCTGCTGTTCGCCCGGCTGCTCCAGTACCGGGCCTACAAGGAGGTCGCCTCGTTCATGCGCGAGCGGCTGGCCGCACAGGGCCGCCGGTACGCGCGAGCCGTCCCCTTGGAAGAACAGTTCGCGGGGATGCGCCCGGACGTGTTCTTCAAGCTCGGCCCGCAGGAGTTCGCCGCCCTGGCCGGGATGGTGTTCACGCCCAAGGAACCGCCGAGCGTCTCGGTCACCCACATCCACCTCACCAAGACGTCGGTGAAGGAACAAGGTGAGCTGATGGCGGCCGAACTGCGCGAGGCGGGACGGCTGACGTTCGCGCAGCTGACGGTCGAGTGCACCGGTACCTTCGAGGTCGTCGCCCGGTTCCTCGCCCTGCTGGAGCTGTACCGGGCCTCGAACGTCGGCTTCGACCAGCCCGAACCACTGGGCGAACTCACCGTCACCTGGACCGGCGGCGACGCGGACGTCGAGCTGGAGTCCGAATACGACGAAGAGGCGGGACCCGCCGCCGAGACCACATCCGGGGAGCAGTCATGA
- the scpB gene encoding SMC-Scp complex subunit ScpB codes for MTAEHTAGVGDVSVPPVPPTLRRDLEAVLMVVDQPVSEYDLARAMDVPLDLVTRALEELSREYTAQGRGFDLRAVADGWRVYTRPECADIVEHFLKEGQEVRLTQAALETMAVVAYRQPVSRGRVSAVRGVNCDGVMRTLVLRGLIEEAGHDPESGALLYRTTSYFLERLGLRGLDELPDLAPFLPDDIEGLDDTGEHT; via the coding sequence ATGACCGCAGAGCACACCGCCGGTGTGGGTGATGTCTCCGTGCCGCCCGTCCCGCCCACCCTGCGCCGCGATTTGGAAGCAGTGCTCATGGTGGTGGACCAGCCCGTCTCCGAGTACGACCTGGCCCGCGCCATGGACGTGCCACTGGACCTGGTCACCCGCGCCCTGGAGGAGCTCTCCCGGGAATACACCGCACAGGGCCGTGGTTTCGACCTACGTGCGGTGGCCGACGGGTGGCGTGTGTACACGCGGCCCGAGTGCGCCGACATCGTCGAGCACTTCCTCAAGGAAGGGCAGGAAGTGCGGCTCACCCAGGCCGCACTGGAGACGATGGCCGTCGTCGCCTACCGCCAACCGGTCTCACGTGGCAGGGTCTCCGCGGTACGTGGGGTCAACTGCGACGGGGTTATGCGTACCCTCGTACTGAGGGGCCTGATCGAAGAGGCCGGACACGATCCCGAGTCCGGTGCGCTGCTGTATCGGACCACTTCCTATTTCCTGGAACGGCTGGGCCTGCGAGGCCTGGACGAACTGCCTGATCTGGCGCCGTTCCTCCCCGACGACATCGAAGGTCTTGACGACACCGGTGAGCACACCTAA
- a CDS encoding pseudouridine synthase, which yields MSTPNNERSRGARDDAPRGERGDYDNRGGRGPRDDRNRDDRRGGGRYERDDRPRRDDRGRDDRSRGGYQGRDDNRGRGGYQGRDDKRDDRRGGGYQSRDDRGGRSFERRDDRDRRPQGRDDRGRDDRGRGGYQGRDDKRGGGYQGRDDRGGRSFERRDDRDRRPQGRDDSRGGRFDRDDRPRRDDRSRDDRGRGGYQGRDDNRGGGFKSRDDRGGRSFERRDDNRGGYRGDRDRRDDRGRDDRGRGGYQGRDDKRDDKRGGGYQSRDDRGRGGYQGRDDRGGRSFERRDDRDRRPQGRDDSRGGRFDRDDRPRRDDRGRDDRPRRDDRHGGDFKNREDRPRRDAQGRRMAGGDKRGGGYQRRDDNRGGRPRNRDDRPRRDEGRDPDQRPIRRDHAPVRDVKSENQLSKAARERLNALRADYNPRDEDRHAGDPRDTYTDVPNGIRLQKALAAAGVASRRASEEMIAAGRVSVDGQIVRRFGARVDPEASEIRVDDMRVVTAPDKLYFALNKPRGVVSTMWDPEGRPTLADYAGQTAERIFHVGRLDTETEGLILLTNDGDLANRLTHPRYKVIKTYVAKVDGPVPHRVVRQIEKGVELDDGPVKVDSFRVVDNDSDQAMVEIRLHEGRKHIVRRLMEAVGHPVADLARTQVGPIDLNNLRLGTMRALSSREVGELYKAAGL from the coding sequence GTGAGCACACCTAATAACGAACGTTCCCGTGGTGCACGGGACGACGCCCCGCGCGGTGAGCGCGGCGACTACGACAACCGCGGCGGCCGAGGCCCCCGCGACGACCGAAACCGGGACGACCGCCGTGGTGGCGGACGCTACGAGCGGGACGACCGCCCCCGACGCGATGACCGCGGTCGCGACGACCGCAGCCGTGGTGGTTACCAGGGCCGGGACGACAACCGAGGCCGCGGTGGTTACCAGGGCCGCGATGACAAGCGTGACGACAGGCGCGGTGGCGGCTACCAGAGCCGTGACGACCGTGGTGGCCGTTCCTTCGAGCGTCGCGACGACCGTGACCGTCGCCCGCAGGGCCGTGACGACCGGGGCCGCGATGACCGTGGCCGTGGTGGTTACCAGGGCCGTGATGACAAGCGCGGCGGTGGTTACCAGGGTCGTGACGACCGTGGTGGCCGTTCCTTCGAGCGTCGTGATGACCGTGACCGTCGTCCGCAGGGCCGTGACGACAGCCGTGGTGGTCGCTTCGACCGTGACGACCGTCCGCGCCGCGACGACCGCAGCCGTGACGACCGCGGCCGTGGCGGTTACCAGGGCCGTGACGACAACCGCGGTGGTGGTTTCAAGAGCCGCGATGACCGTGGCGGGCGCTCCTTCGAGCGCCGTGACGACAACCGCGGCGGCTACCGGGGCGACCGCGACCGTCGTGACGACCGGGGCCGCGATGACCGTGGCCGTGGTGGTTACCAGGGCCGCGATGACAAGCGTGACGACAAGCGCGGTGGCGGCTACCAGAGCCGTGACGACCGTGGCCGTGGTGGTTACCAGGGTCGTGACGACCGTGGTGGCCGTTCCTTCGAGCGTCGTGATGACCGTGACCGTCGTCCGCAGGGCCGTGACGACAGCCGTGGTGGTCGCTTCGACCGTGACGACCGTCCGCGCCGCGACGATCGGGGCCGCGACGACCGCCCCCGTCGCGACGACCGGCACGGTGGCGACTTCAAGAACCGTGAGGACCGTCCCCGCCGGGACGCCCAGGGCCGCCGCATGGCGGGTGGCGACAAGCGCGGCGGCGGTTACCAGCGCCGTGACGACAACCGTGGCGGACGTCCGCGGAACCGTGACGACCGCCCCCGCCGTGACGAGGGCCGCGACCCCGACCAGCGCCCGATCCGTCGCGATCACGCCCCGGTCCGGGACGTCAAGAGCGAGAACCAGCTCTCCAAGGCCGCCCGTGAGCGCCTCAACGCCCTGCGCGCGGACTACAACCCGCGTGACGAGGACCGGCACGCCGGTGACCCCCGGGACACCTACACGGATGTGCCCAACGGCATCCGGCTCCAGAAGGCGCTGGCCGCGGCCGGTGTCGCCAGCCGTCGCGCCAGCGAGGAGATGATCGCGGCCGGCCGGGTGAGCGTGGACGGCCAGATCGTCCGCCGCTTCGGTGCCCGGGTCGACCCCGAGGCCTCCGAGATCCGCGTGGACGACATGCGCGTGGTCACCGCCCCGGACAAGCTGTACTTCGCGCTGAACAAGCCGCGCGGCGTGGTCAGCACCATGTGGGACCCGGAGGGCCGCCCGACTCTGGCCGACTACGCCGGTCAGACCGCCGAGCGCATCTTCCACGTGGGCCGTCTGGACACCGAGACCGAGGGTCTCATCCTGCTGACCAACGACGGTGACCTCGCCAACCGGCTCACCCACCCGCGCTACAAGGTCATCAAGACCTACGTCGCGAAGGTGGACGGCCCGGTGCCGCACCGCGTGGTGCGCCAGATCGAGAAGGGCGTGGAGCTGGACGACGGGCCGGTCAAGGTCGACTCCTTCCGCGTGGTCGACAACGACTCCGACCAGGCCATGGTGGAGATCCGTCTGCACGAGGGCCGCAAGCACATCGTGCGTCGCCTCATGGAGGCGGTGGGCCACCCGGTCGCGGACCTGGCGCGTACCCAGGTCGGTCCGATCGACCTGAACAACCTGCGTCTGGGCACCATGCGGGCGCTCAGCTCGCGTGAGGTCGGCGAGCTGTACAAGGCCGCGGGCCTCTAA
- the aroH gene encoding chorismate mutase: protein MAVRAIRGAVQVDADEREQVLEATAELVAEVMRRNELTTDDVISVVFTATPDLTSEFPALAARKVGFADVPLMCATEIAVPHALPRVVRLMAHVETDRTRSEVQHVYLRGAQALRLDIAQ from the coding sequence GTGGCGGTACGGGCCATCCGCGGTGCGGTGCAGGTCGACGCGGACGAACGCGAACAGGTGCTGGAGGCCACGGCCGAGCTGGTGGCCGAGGTGATGCGGCGCAACGAGCTCACCACGGACGACGTGATCAGCGTGGTGTTCACCGCGACCCCTGACCTGACCAGCGAGTTCCCCGCGCTGGCGGCGCGCAAGGTGGGTTTCGCCGACGTTCCGCTGATGTGCGCGACCGAGATCGCCGTTCCGCACGCCCTGCCGCGTGTGGTGCGGCTGATGGCGCACGTGGAGACCGACCGGACCCGCTCCGAGGTCCAGCACGTCTACCTGCGGGGCGCCCAGGCACTGCGGCTGGACATCGCCCAGTAA
- a CDS encoding anthranilate synthase component I family protein, with the protein MRKSIGVRLERRTMFVEETFDVARELQAEFGERAVYLLESLGGPDRDRERAIIGIGPLVTTEVLDSRIEITGDTALREALWGTLREAVPGLTRQQEQAGGGAVLDEPTRLWDVLREITGCFDAPQASDARPDFGFLTVLSYDAVQYVEALPRSIPRDRARVPDLALTLYASILEVDLRTGAGTLTTAHSDLWQAVDPDRVAAAVERAAARAGAASGAAAAAPETGPRPHPPSTDAEASPEVLRDDYLGWVGIALEHIRDGDVYQVQLGYDVTLDSGLQPWEIYARMRRTNPSPFMGMLPLRDTTLLSASPELHVLLQGGGATMRPIAGTARRTGDESADEAAVHYLRTAEKEHAEHIMLVDLCRNDLGRVAVPGSVRTPVMMAVEPYSHVFHLVSTVTATVEPGFDVFDVIRATFPAGTMTGAPKVRAMEVIESLESSPRGLYAGVFGVIGIGGYANLALTIRSVFCSGNTVSSRASAGIVADSVPRSEWDETRAKLSAAVEATTGGTLA; encoded by the coding sequence GTGCGTAAGTCCATCGGTGTCCGGCTCGAACGCCGCACCATGTTCGTCGAGGAGACGTTCGACGTCGCCCGGGAACTCCAAGCGGAGTTCGGGGAGCGGGCCGTCTACCTACTGGAGTCGCTGGGCGGCCCCGACCGGGACCGTGAACGGGCGATCATCGGCATCGGCCCCCTGGTCACCACCGAGGTGCTGGACAGCCGGATCGAGATCACCGGCGACACCGCACTCCGAGAGGCGCTGTGGGGAACGCTGCGGGAGGCGGTACCGGGCCTGACCCGGCAGCAGGAGCAGGCCGGGGGCGGGGCGGTGTTGGACGAGCCCACCCGCCTCTGGGACGTCCTGCGGGAGATCACCGGCTGCTTCGACGCACCGCAGGCCTCGGACGCGCGGCCCGACTTCGGGTTCCTGACCGTCCTGTCCTACGACGCCGTCCAGTACGTCGAGGCGCTGCCGCGCTCCATCCCGCGCGACCGGGCTCGGGTCCCGGACCTGGCGCTCACCCTGTACGCCTCGATCCTCGAGGTCGACCTGCGGACCGGCGCAGGAACCCTGACCACCGCGCACAGCGATTTATGGCAGGCGGTCGACCCGGACCGGGTGGCCGCGGCCGTCGAACGCGCCGCAGCCAGAGCCGGAGCCGCTTCCGGAGCCGCAGCAGCAGCCCCTGAAACCGGGCCCCGGCCGCACCCGCCGAGCACGGACGCGGAGGCCTCCCCCGAAGTGCTCCGGGACGACTACCTGGGCTGGGTCGGCATCGCTCTGGAGCACATCCGGGACGGCGACGTCTACCAGGTGCAGCTCGGCTACGACGTCACGCTGGACAGCGGGCTCCAGCCGTGGGAGATCTACGCGCGCATGCGCCGCACCAACCCGTCGCCGTTCATGGGCATGCTCCCGCTGCGGGACACCACCCTGCTCAGCGCCAGCCCCGAACTGCACGTCCTCCTCCAGGGCGGCGGCGCGACCATGCGCCCCATCGCCGGGACCGCCCGCCGCACCGGTGACGAGAGCGCCGACGAGGCGGCGGTCCACTACCTGAGGACCGCGGAGAAGGAGCACGCCGAGCACATCATGCTGGTGGACCTGTGCCGCAACGACCTGGGCCGGGTCGCGGTGCCCGGTTCGGTGCGCACCCCGGTGATGATGGCGGTGGAACCCTATTCGCACGTCTTCCACCTGGTCTCGACCGTTACGGCGACGGTGGAGCCGGGGTTCGACGTCTTCGACGTCATCAGGGCCACCTTTCCGGCCGGGACCATGACCGGCGCTCCGAAGGTGCGGGCGATGGAGGTCATCGAGTCACTCGAATCCAGCCCACGCGGTCTCTACGCGGGCGTATTCGGGGTGATCGGTATCGGCGGATACGCCAATCTCGCCCTCACCATCCGCTCCGTCTTCTGCTCCGGGAACACCGTTTCCTCCCGCGCCTCGGCGGGAATCGTGGCGGATTCGGTTCCGCGGTCGGAATGGGACGAGACGCGCGCCAAACTCAGCGCCGCGGTCGAGGCGACGACGGGCGGGACTCTGGCATGA
- a CDS encoding anthranilate synthase component II, producing MRVLLVDAFDSFSHIIYQYLRMAGAQTRVVRSGDLSPADVLAAPEDAVVLGPGPGHPAKSGHVEILQAVAGAKPVLGICLGHQAIALAYEGTVDHAVRPMHGKSSLVRHDGQGLFAGLSGQVSVVRYHSLAVRRLPEPGPLVVTAEADDGTVMGLRHRTLPVEGVQFHPESISTGTGFEMIANFVRGGRS from the coding sequence ATGAGGGTTCTTCTGGTCGACGCGTTCGACAGCTTTTCACACATCATCTACCAGTACCTCAGAATGGCGGGCGCCCAGACCCGGGTCGTCCGCTCCGGTGACCTGAGCCCGGCCGACGTCCTGGCCGCCCCGGAGGACGCCGTGGTGCTCGGCCCCGGGCCGGGGCACCCCGCCAAGTCCGGCCACGTCGAGATCCTTCAGGCCGTCGCGGGCGCCAAGCCCGTCCTAGGGATCTGCCTCGGGCACCAGGCCATCGCCCTGGCCTACGAGGGCACGGTCGACCACGCGGTCCGGCCGATGCACGGCAAGAGCAGCCTGGTGCGCCACGACGGACAGGGCCTGTTCGCGGGGCTGAGCGGGCAGGTGAGCGTGGTCCGCTACCACTCGCTCGCCGTCCGCCGGTTGCCCGAACCCGGGCCGCTCGTGGTCACCGCCGAGGCCGACGACGGCACGGTCATGGGTCTGCGCCACCGGACCCTGCCGGTCGAGGGAGTGCAGTTCCACCCCGAGAGCATCTCGACGGGCACCGGCTTCGAGATGATCGCCAACTTCGTCCGGGGAGGGCGCTCATGA
- a CDS encoding flavodoxin family protein, whose translation MTAANTGFPDPELPDTGPTDTALPNPELPDTGLSFVAVNGSARANGSSAAALAVAQEHLAESGVQLEVIHLAERRIQACRCGGCNSRSTPCPVDDDVADIVRVMTGADGIVYTAPVYGYGASSLMQTFIERAGVGRLRFDRPLTNKVGGVVVVGRRYAHESVHAQMLHNLLLNRLIIPGSGFPATVRAGGPDTVTRDTEGMSAMLAMLDRMLALAEALRGRPIPVPLGVETRLGVLS comes from the coding sequence ATGACGGCGGCGAACACAGGATTCCCCGACCCGGAACTCCCGGACACGGGTCCCACGGACACGGCACTCCCGAACCCGGAACTCCCGGACACAGGGCTCTCGTTCGTGGCCGTCAACGGCTCCGCAAGGGCGAACGGAAGCAGCGCCGCCGCGCTGGCCGTCGCCCAGGAGCACCTCGCCGAGAGCGGCGTCCAGCTGGAGGTCATCCACCTGGCCGAGCGGCGGATCCAGGCCTGCCGGTGCGGAGGATGCAACTCCCGGAGCACCCCCTGCCCGGTCGACGACGACGTCGCCGACATCGTCCGCGTCATGACCGGGGCGGACGGGATCGTCTACACCGCGCCCGTGTACGGCTACGGCGCCTCCTCCCTCATGCAGACCTTCATCGAGCGCGCCGGGGTCGGGCGGCTGCGGTTCGACCGGCCGCTCACCAACAAGGTCGGGGGAGTGGTGGTGGTCGGCCGCCGCTACGCACACGAGTCCGTACACGCGCAGATGCTGCACAACCTGCTCCTGAACCGGCTCATCATCCCGGGCAGCGGGTTTCCGGCCACGGTGCGCGCGGGCGGCCCCGACACCGTCACCCGCGACACGGAGGGCATGTCGGCGATGCTGGCCATGCTCGACCGGATGCTGGCACTGGCCGAGGCGCTGCGCGGGCGGCCGATCCCCGTTCCCCTCGGTGTCGAGACCCGGTTGGGGGTGCTGTCGTGA
- a CDS encoding MFS transporter, whose protein sequence is MSTGAAAPSVLRSSDFRFMLSGRAASTAATAVTWVLLPLHVYDITGSATAAASMSAMNVVPFLLFGLFAGAYVDRLRPRTVMVVVEVVSALVLLLVPAVVLLSEPPFAVFLVIGFLASSAFVWFDVASSALVPAVAGPERIFQANGHLWMAATIVNAVAAPAGFFLLDRIGLAGAFLVIAGAYVVSAVLTSFLRAGRSAADGAQGREGNRVGWSEILEGLRFIRSDRVVGVLTLAGAGIGISGGAVYSTIVVFSDLSLDLRTDDIRVGWIIAGCSVGALIAAVLTPRLRSLDPVLVSAVTLAVDVVLLVAYAWSPGWVVALVLLAGWNTAHTIAMIVSISVRQQRCPAHLQGRVNAVGRMAAWGAVPLGGGLCGVLIDLTGQAPAALTIMALPSLAAFGFVLSVVFVRRAESPDVSKENA, encoded by the coding sequence GTGAGCACCGGGGCCGCGGCGCCGTCGGTCCTGCGCTCGTCCGACTTCCGGTTCATGCTGTCCGGCCGCGCCGCCTCGACCGCGGCCACGGCCGTGACCTGGGTGCTCCTGCCGCTGCACGTGTACGACATCACCGGTTCGGCGACCGCCGCCGCCTCGATGAGCGCGATGAACGTCGTGCCCTTCCTGCTCTTCGGGCTGTTCGCCGGGGCCTACGTCGACCGGTTGCGCCCGCGCACGGTGATGGTCGTGGTCGAGGTGGTCAGTGCGTTGGTGCTGCTCCTGGTCCCGGCCGTCGTCCTGCTGTCGGAACCGCCGTTCGCCGTCTTCCTGGTGATCGGGTTCCTGGCGTCGAGCGCCTTCGTCTGGTTCGACGTGGCGTCCTCGGCGCTCGTGCCCGCCGTCGCGGGACCCGAGCGCATCTTCCAGGCCAACGGCCACCTGTGGATGGCTGCGACGATCGTGAACGCGGTCGCAGCCCCGGCCGGGTTCTTCCTGCTGGACAGGATCGGTCTGGCCGGGGCCTTCCTGGTGATCGCCGGGGCCTACGTGGTCTCGGCGGTCCTCACCTCCTTCCTGAGGGCCGGACGCAGCGCCGCCGACGGGGCACAGGGGAGGGAGGGGAACCGGGTCGGCTGGTCGGAGATCCTCGAAGGCCTCCGGTTCATCCGCTCCGACCGGGTGGTGGGCGTGCTCACCCTGGCCGGGGCGGGGATCGGGATCTCCGGCGGCGCCGTCTACAGCACCATCGTGGTCTTCTCCGACCTGTCGCTGGACCTGCGCACGGACGACATCCGGGTTGGCTGGATCATCGCCGGGTGCAGCGTCGGCGCCCTGATCGCGGCCGTGCTGACGCCCCGGCTCAGGTCCCTGGACCCGGTACTGGTGTCGGCGGTGACGCTCGCCGTCGACGTGGTCCTCCTGGTCGCCTACGCGTGGTCACCGGGCTGGGTGGTGGCGCTGGTCCTGCTCGCGGGATGGAACACGGCCCACACCATCGCGATGATCGTGAGCATCTCGGTGCGCCAGCAGCGCTGTCCCGCCCACCTCCAGGGCCGGGTCAACGCCGTCGGCCGGATGGCGGCCTGGGGCGCGGTGCCGCTGGGCGGCGGGCTGTGCGGTGTGCTGATCGACCTCACCGGTCAGGCACCGGCCGCTCTCACGATCATGGCGCTGCCCTCGCTGGCCGCGTTCGGTTTCGTGCTTTCTGTGGTTTTCGTGCGGCGTGCTGAGTCGCCTGATGTGTCGAAGGAGAACGCGTGA